In one Hypomesus transpacificus isolate Combined female chromosome 18, fHypTra1, whole genome shotgun sequence genomic region, the following are encoded:
- the LOC124480346 gene encoding filamin-B-like isoform X3, whose amino-acid sequence MSSTQTVEGSPAEHSVSSAESNLADDAPWKKIQKNTFTRWCNEHLRCVDREIEDLQFDLNDGLTLIALLEVLSHKKMFRRYHTRPTFRQMRLDNVSVALEFLEQENIKLVSIDSKAIVDGNMKLILGLVWTLILHYSISSPLLEDGGQDKARKQTPELRLLGWIQDKVPELPITNFSQDWMNGKALGALVDGLAPGLCPDWESWDEVQRVDNAREAMQQADKWLGVPQVIAPEEIIDPRVDEQSIMTYLSMFPKAQLKPGAPLKPKSVSKPKACRASGRGLQPRGLRVGQTADFKVDTSRAGPGDLEVHVTGPDDSEVPVQLKDATDDMYTLQYHPTAHGHHTIDITWAGEHILKSPFKVGVWPRAGPQAVRAWGPGLQGGVVGMSADFVVESICAEAGMLGFAIEGPSQARMECDDQEDGSCDVRFWPTEPGEYAVHVTCDEEEIQDSPFMSHISPSRKKSYPHKVKVFGPGVSQTGFVLKYAIEFTVDTRFAGDGSLGLYAQNFDGEPVSVEVVHKENGVYTCSYTAVSEGKHTISVSWGGVSVPGSPFRVMPARVRIEPSFNTSTKRSKRSGILGDGNDKNLAESIDSINKLDLNVTSPTKLPSDASKVKAYGPGLEGGVIGSLAELTIDTTSCGSGQLCVTVDGPCPTKMKCLDNKDGTCTVTYLPTERGKHLINILFQGIHIPGSPFQADVHMPFDHSKVVVSGPGLTKAKVGEPCVVNIDCALAGVGELSAEAVSESGHRAKTKVRENLDGTYTVVYVPLTAGVYTLRLKYGGKVLDNFPSEVVVDPAVYTSQVKVCGRKAEGEDQNDLEEESKPAKFFASGMGLVQGVTGQNNSFSVRSRRNGAGGLDISVEGPSDSMVSCTEKQDGHYDIQYVPSMPGVYDINITSGGKHILGSPFRVPVKDASDIKDVKVSGSGVEMEMCLLSPQTFTIDCSKSGEAPESVAVMTPSGQMELVEVTNNGDGTCSVAYSPSMEGAHCLLVKYADEDECHFPVPFQVLPTNDSKKLKVSGPGLESGLCAKVPQTFTIDSSSSGEPPESVAVMTPSGKMEHVEVTDNGDGTYSVAYSPSMEGDHSLLVKYADEDDFCSLSDFQVLPTNDSKKLKVSGPGLESGLCVKVPQTFTIDSSSSGEPPESVAVMTPSGKMEHVEVTDNGDGTYSVAYSPSMEGDHSLLVKYADEEEFCSPFQFQVLPSDPNRKLSVSVPGLDSGVCAQIPQTFTIDSKNGEVPESMAVRTPSGELERVEVTDNGDGTYSVAYSPAIEGAHSVMVKYADEDDFCNVSDFQVLPTNDSKKLNVSGPGLESGLCAKVPQTFTIDSSSSGEPPESVAVMTPSGRLELVEVTDNGDGTYSVAYSPSMEGDHSLLVKYADEDEFCSPFQFQVLPKVPSRKLSILLPGLDSGVCAQIPQTFTIDSKNGEVPESVALRTPSGEMERVEVTDNGDGTYSVAYSPSMEGDHSLLVKYSDEDEFCSPYNFHVKPATDAISSKHSGDTESESRVSAKVPQNFTIGCSKTGGAPESVAMMMPNGKIEHVEVTDNGDGTYSVAYSPSMEGAHSLLVKYADEEEFCSPFQCHLLSCHDASKVQASGPGLKSGLPASLPAKFVVDTTEAGKAELTVRIIDPDGRERRNIISISRDGTYEVSYIPDKAGGYQVVIRYGGDEIPSSPFHVWVIATGDADKCIVTGPGLGTVISAGEEISFVVNTQSAGMGKVSCFVLTPDGTEVEADVIEKQDGTFEICYSASQPGNYILSTGFGGECLFTRPFEVMAPDNELNPGQVTKDSLQLTMMHGSYIPLRRGNLTGLMPFDIVMAFGFPESEITGEVCMPSGSRAQAEVVDNGDGTVSLMYDPTEEGLHQMHITVNGSTILESPLQFYVNNASSSDLMAHGPGLIYGTSNELAAFTIYNKELALGELDIALEGPSKAEIRCLNNRDGTCTVTYLPTAAGDYSILVRHNDSHIPGSPFKARITATGPSAATGSGESDCKSQVRLGTLADFTLDISEEDISLLTASILNPSGLAVSCLLKRQPDSHIGISFIPKEVGEHLVSVMKDGQHVANSPIPLIITPLEIGDASRVKVFGPGLDKGRTCEMSDFVVDTREAGYGGLTLAVEGPSKVTIQTEELEDGTCGVSFQPTEPGAYTVSVKFADEHVPGSPFRSEVTESGHVRESITHYQGASTITSVGNTCGINLKIPGLDPQQMSAQVSSPSGALEEATLSTTGNDIYTVCFVPSETGVHAVDVLYRSQPIPGSPFQYTVGLIEEGGPEKVKAWGLGLQSAKASVPVDFSVWAREAGTGNLSVAVEGPSRAELVLEDRGDGSCGISYIAPEPGDYEVSVKFNNEHIQDSPYLVPVYVPADKALGQKDTGLQMTLPSGCGASSIWSSFLSDASKVASSGPGLRKAFVGGRNAFSVDCSKAGTNLLLVGMHGPTIPCEEVSIKHLGNNHYEVSYMVKEKGSYVLAVKWGEQHIPGSPFLVVVP is encoded by the exons ATGTCTTCCACGCAGACTGTGGAGGGCTCCCCTGCTGAACACAGCGTGTCTTCAGCGGAGAGCAACCTTGCAGACGACGCTCCCTGGAAGAAGATCCAGAAGAACACCTTCACTCGCTGGTGCAACGAGCACTTGCGATGTGTGGACCGGGAGATCGAGGACCTCCAGTTTGACCTGAACGATGGGCTGACCCTCATTGCCCTGCTGGAGGTGCTGAGCCACAAGAAGATGTTCAGGAGGTACCACACACGGCCCACCTTTAGACAGATGAGGCTGGACAACGTTTCTGTGGCTCTGGAGTTCCTGGAGCAGGAGAACATCAAGCTGGTGTCAATAG ACAGCAAGGCCATAGTAGATGGGAACATGAAGCTGATCCTGGGCTTGGTGTGGACACTGATCCTCCActactccatctcctctccgctGCTCGAGGACGGGGGGCAGGACAAGGCCAGGAAGCAGACCCCAGAGCTCCGGCTGCTGGGCTGGATCCAGGACAAGGTGCCTGAGCTGCCTATCACCAACTTCAGCCAGGACTGGATGAACGGCAAGGCCCTGGGAGCCCTGGTGGATGGACTGGCCCCAG GTCTGTGCCCTGATTGGGAGAGCTGGGACGAGGTGCAGCGAGTGGACAACGCCAGAGAGGCTATGCAGCAGGCTGACAAATGGCTAGGGGTGCCACAG GTCATCGCCCCAGAGGAGATCATTGACCCCAGGGTGGATGAGCAGTCCATCATGACCTACCTGTCAATGTTTCCCAAAGCCCAGCTGAAACCCGGGGCCCCTCTGAAACCCAAATCAG tgtccaAGCCAAAGGCCTGCAGAGCAAGTGGTCGGGGGCTGCAGCCCAGAGGCCTGAGGGTGGGCCAGACTGCAGACTTCAAGGTGGACACCAGTAGAGCTGGGCCTGGTGACCTGGAGGTGCATGTCACAGGACCTG ATGACTCAGAGGTACCTGTTCAGCTGAAGGATGCCACGGATGACATGTATACTCTTCAGTACCACCCTACTGCTCACGGCCACCATACCATCGACATCACATGGGCTGGGGAGCACATTCTGAAGAG CCCGTTTAAGGTTGGGGTGTGGCCAAGGGCTGGCCCCCAGGCGGTGCGTGCGTGGGGCCCCGGTCTGCAGGGGGGTGTGGTGGGAATGTCAGCTGACTTTGTGGTGGAATCTATCTGTGCTGAGGCAGGAATGTTGG GTTTTGCCATCGAGGGTCCTTCTCAGGCCAGGATGGAGTGTGATGACCAGGAAGATGGTTCGTGTGATGTGAGGTTCTGGCCCACAGAGCCGGGGGAATACGCTGTGCATGTCACATGTGATGAGGAGGAGATCCAGGACAGTCCCTTCATGTCCCACATTAGCCCAAGCAGAAAGAAGTCCTACCCACACAAG GTGAAAGTCTTTGGACCAGGAGTCAGTCAAACTGGCTTTGTACTGAAGTATGCCATAGAGTTCACAGTGGATACCAGGTTTGCTGGAGATGGATCTTTAGGCCTTTATGCACAG AACTTTGATGGAGAGCCTGTCAGTGTGGAAGTGGTCCATAAAGAGAATGGCGTGTACACCTGTTCATACACAGCAGTGAGCGAGGGTAAACACACCATCTCTGTGTCCTGGGGAGGAGTCAGTGTTCCTGGCAGTCCCTTCAGA GTGATGCCTGCCAGGGTTAGAATTGAACCTTCGTTCAACACTTCCACAAAAAGGTCTAAAAGGTCAGGGATACTTG GAGATGGGAATGACAAAAACCTTGCAGAAAGCATTGATTCTATCAACAAGCTTGACCTGAATGTAACCAGTCCAACGAAGTTGCCATCTGATGCAAGCAAG GTCAAGGCTTATGGGCCAGGATTAGAGGGGGGTGTCATTGGCAGCCTGGCAGAATTAACCATTGACACCACGAGCTGTGGCAGCGGGCAGCTCTGTGTGACAGTGGATGGACCCTGCCCAACCAAAATGAAATGTTTGGATAACAAGGACGGTACCTGCACTGTGACCTACCTGCCAACAGAACGTGGAAAACATCTGATCAACATCCTCTTCCAAGGAATACACATCCCAGGCTCCCCATTTCAGGCAGATGTCCACATGCCTTTTGACCACTCAAAGGTGGTGGTGTCTGGGCCAGGTTTGACCAAGGCCAAAGTTGGCGAGCCGTGTGTTGTGAACATAGACTGTGCCCTCGCTGGGGTTGGAGAGCTGTCTGCAGAGGCTGTGTCTGAGTCTGGCCACAGGGCCAAAACCAAGGTAAGAGAAAACCTGGATGGCACCTACACAGTGGTCTACGTGCCCCTCACAGCAGGTGTTTACACGCTGAGGCTGAAGTACGGAGGGAAGGTGCTGGACAACTTCCCCTCTGAGGTGGTGGTGGATCCGGCAGTATACACCAGCCAGGTGAAGGTCTGTGGGAGAAAGGCAGAGGGGGAAG ACCAGAATGACCTTGAAGAAGAAAGTAAACCAGCCAAATTCTTTGCCAGTGGCATGGGACTCGTACAGGGTGTAACAGGGCAGAACAACAGCTTCAGTGTCAGAagcag GAGAAATGGAGCTGGAGGTCTAGACATCAGTGTCGAGGGACCATCAGATTCCATGGTCTCTTGCACAGAAAAACAAGATGGCCACTATGACATACAATACGTCCCTAGTATGCCAGGAGTCTATGACATTAACATCACTTCTGGAGGAAAACACATTCTAG GAAGCCCTTTCAGAGTACCAGTGAAAGATGCCTCAGATATTAAGGATGTGAAAGTCTCTGGGTCAGGTGTGGAGATGGAAATGTGTCTCCTAAGTCCTCAGACCTTCACTATTGACTGCAGCAAGAGTGGAGAGGCCCCTGAGTCTGTGGCTGTAATGACACCTAGTG gTCAAATGGAACTTGTGGAGGTGACAAACAATGGAGATGGAACATGTTCAGTAGCCTACTCTCCTTCCATGGAGGGAGCTCACTGTCTGCTGGTCAAATATGCTGATGAAGATGAGTGTCATTT TCCAGTTCCATTCCAAGTGCTTCCCACCAATGATTCAAAGAAGTTAAAGGTCTCAGGTCCAGGTTTGGAATCAGGACTTTGTGCCAAAGTTCCCCAGACTTTCACTATTGACAGCAGCAGTAGTGGAGAGCCCCCAGAGTCTGTGGCTGTAATGACACCGAGTG GAAAGATGGAACATGTGGAGGTGACAGATAATGGAGATGGAACATACTCAGTAGCCTACTCTCCTTCCATGGAGGGAGATCACTCTCTGCTGGTCAAATATGCTGATGAAGATGACTTCTGCAG TCTCTCTGACTTCCAAGTGCTCCCCACCAATGATTCCAAGAAGTTAAAGGTCTCTGGTCCAGGTTTGGAATCAGGACTTTGTGTCAAAGTTCCCCAGACCTTCACTATTGACAGCAGCAGTAGTGGAGAGCCCCCAGAGTCTGTGGCTGTAATGACACCGAGTG GAAAGATGGAGCATGTGGAAGTGACAGATAATGGAGATGGAACATACTCAGTAGCCTACTCTCCTTCCATGGAGGGAGATCACTCTCTGCTGGTTAAATATGCTGACGAGGAGGAGTTCTGCAG TCCCTTCCAGTTCCAAGTACTGCCAAGTGAtcccaacaggaagttgagcGTCTCTGTACCAGGGTTGGATTCAGGAGTCTGTGCTCAGATACCTCAGACCTTCACCATTGACAGCAAGAATGGAGAAGTCCCAGAGTCTATGGCTGTTAGGACACCAAGTG GTGAATTGGAGCGAGTGGAGGTGACAGATAATGGAGATGGAACATACTCAGTAGCCTACTCTCCTGCCATTGAAGGAGCTCACTCTGTCATGGTTAAATATGCTGATGAAGATGACTTCTGCAA TGTCTCTGACTTTCAAGTGCTCCCGACCAATGATTCCAAGAAGTTAAATGTCTCTGGTCCAGGTTTGGAATCAGGACTTTGTGCCAAAGTTCCTCAGACCTTCACTATTGACAGCAGCAGTAGTGGAGAGCCCCCAGAGTCTGTTGCTGTAATGACACCGAGTG GAAGGTTAGAGCTTGTGGAAGTGACAGATAATGGAGATGGAACATACTCAGTAGCCTACTCTCCTTCCATGGAGGGAGATCACTCTCTGCTGGTCAAATATGCTGATGAAGATGAGTTTTGCAG TCCTTTCCAGTTTCAAGTGCTGCCAAAGGTTCCCAGTAGGAAGTTGAGCATTTTGCTTCCAGGGTTGGATTCAGGAGTCTGTGCTCAGATACCTCAGACTTTCACCATTGACAGCAAGAATGGAGAAGTCCCAGAGTCTGTGGCTCTTAGGACACCAAGTG GGGAAATGGAGCGAGTGGAGGTGACAGATAATGGAGATGGAACATACTCAGTAGCCTACTCTCCTTCCATGGAGGGAGATCACTCTCTGCTGGTCAAATACTCTGATGAAGATGAGTTCTGCAG TCCCTATAACTTCCATGTTAAGCCTGCTACTGACGCCATCAGTTCAAAACACTCTGGTGATACTGAATCAGAGTCAAGGGTCTCTGCCAAAGTCCCTCAGAACTTTACCATAGGCTGCAGCAAGACAGGAGGTGCCCCAGAATCTGTGGCTATGATGATGCCCAATG GGAAAATTGAACATGTGGAGGTGACAGATAACGGAGATGGAACATACTCAGTAGCCTACTCTCCTTCCATGGAGGGAGCTCACTCTCTGCTGGTTAAATATGCTGATGAGGAGGAGTTCTGCAG TCCCTTTCAGTGCCACTTGCTTTCCTGTCACGATGCAAGTAAAGTCCAGGCCAGTGGACCAGGTTTGAAATCGGGTCTACCTGCCAGCCTTCCTGCTAAATTTGTTGTTGACACAACTGAAGCAGGAAAGGCTGAATTAACAGTGAGGATTATT GATCCTGATGGCAGAGAGCGAAGAAACATTATCAGTATTAGCCGTGATGGCACCTATGAGGTCTCCTACATTCCAGACAAAGCTGGTGGCTACCAGGTTGTCATTAGATATGGTGGTGATGAgatcccctcctcaccctttcATGTCTGGGTCATCGCAACAGGGGACGCTGACAAGTGCATTGTCACAG GTCCTGGGCTGGGCACTGTCATCAGTGCTGGGGAAGAGATTAGCTTTGTGGTGAACACACAGTCTGCTGGGATGGGCAAGGTCTCATGTTTTGTGTTGACTCCTGATGGGACGGAGGTGGAAGCAGATGTTATCGAGAAACAGGATGGGACCTTCGAGATCTGCTAcagtgccagccagccagggaaCTACATCCTCTCAACAGGCTTTGGAGGGGAGTGTCTGTTCACCCGACCCTTTGAAGTCATG GCACCTGACAATGAATTGAACCCTGGACAAGTCACCAAGGACAGCCTCCAGCTTACG ATGATGCACGGCTCCTACATTCCCCTCAGGAGAGGAAACCTAACTGGACTGATGCCATTTGACATTGTCATGGCCTTTGGTTTCCCTGAGAGCGAGATTACGG GAGAAGTGTGTATGCCGTCAGGGAGTAGGGCCCAAGCTGAGGTGGTTGATAATGGAGATGGAACAGTGTCTCTCATGTATGATCCTACTGAGGAGGGCCTGCATCAAATGCACATCACAGTCAATGGCAGCACTATCCTCG AGAGTCCTCTCCAGTTTTATGTGAACAATGCCAGCAGCAGTGACCTGATGGCACATGGGCCTGGTCTCATTTATGGCACCTCCAATGAGCTTGCAGCCTTCACTATCTACAACAAAGAGTTAGCCCTTG GTGAACTGGACATTGCCCTGGAGGGTCCATCTAAGGCTGAGATCCGCTGCCTGAACAACAGAGATGGTACCTGCACTGTCACCTACCTGCCCACAGCAGCAGGAGACTACAGCATCCTGGTACGCCACAATGACAGTCACATTCCAGGAAGTCCTTTCAAGGCCAGGATCACTG CTACAGGCCCCAGTGCAGCAACTGGTAGTGGTGAGAGTGACTGCAAGTCCCAGGTGAGACTGGGCACACTGGCTGACTTTACCCTGGACATCTCAGAGGAGGACATCAGCCTGCTCACAGCCAGTATCCTGAACCCCTCAGGCCTGGCTGTGTCCTGCCTCCTTAAGAGGCAGCCTGACAGCCACATTG GTATTTCCTTCATTCCCAAAGAAGTTGGAGAACACCTGGTCAGTGTCATGAAGGATGGTCAGCATGTGGCCAACAGTCCAATTCCTCTCATCATCACTCCACTGGAGATTGGAGACGCCAGTCGGGTCAAGGTGTTTGGTCCGGGGCTAGACAAGGGGCGAACCTGTGAGATGTCGGACTTTGTAGTTGATACACGAGAAGCAG GATATGGAGGTTTGACATTGGCTGTCGAAGGACCCAGTAAGGTGACGATCCAaacagaggagctggaggatggAACCTGTGGGGTCTCCTTCCAGCCCACAGAGCCTGGAGCCTACACAGTCTCAGTCAAATTTGCAGATGAACATGTCCCAG GGAGTCCTTTCAGGTCAGAGGTTACTGAGAGTGGTCATGTGAGAGAGAGCATCACCCACTACCAAGGAGCATCCACTATTACCAGTGTGGGGAACACTTGCGGGATTAACCTCAAAATACCAG GTCTCGACCCCCAGCAAATGTCTGCCCAGGTGTCCAGTCCCTCCGGGGCCTTAGAGGAAGCTACATTGAGCACCACAGGAAATGACATCTACACTGTGTGCTTTGTGCCCAGTGAAACTGGTGTCCATGCTGTTGATGTGTTGTACAGAAGCCAGCCAATCCCTGGAAGCCCATTCCAGTATACTGTGGGTCTTATAGAGGAAGGAGGACCAGAAAAGGTGAAGGCCTGGGGACTGGGACTGCAGAGTGCCAAAGCAAGCGTCCCAG TTGATTTCAGTGTCTGGGCTCGCGAAGCGGGTACTGGGAATTTGTCAGTGGCGGTAGAGGGTCCTAGCAGGGCAGAGCTGGTCCTGGAAGACAGAGGGGATGGCTCCTGTGGTATCTCCTACATCGCTCCAGAACCAG GTGACTATGAGGTGTCTGTCAAGTTCAACAATGAGCACATTCAAGACAGTCCTTACTTGGTGCCAGTTTATGTTCCTGCGGATAAAGCATTGGGACAGAAAGACACAG GCCTACAGATGACATTACCCAGTGGGTGTGGAGCCTCCTCTATCTggtcctccttcctgtctgatGCCTCCAAGGTGGCTAGCAGTGGCCCAGGCCTAAGGAAGGCCTTTGTGGGGGGGAGAAACGCTTTCTCTGTTGACTGCAGTAAAGCTG GTACAAATCTGCTCCTTGTAGGTATGCATGGTCCTACCATTCCCTGTGAGGAGGTGTCAATCAAACACCTTGGCAACAATCACTATGAAGTCAGCTACATGGTCAAAGAGAAAGGCAGCTATGTTTTGGCAGTGAAGTGGGGAGAGCAGCATATTCCTGGATCTCCTTTTCTTGTAGTTGTTCCATAA